In the genome of Populus trichocarpa isolate Nisqually-1 chromosome 6, P.trichocarpa_v4.1, whole genome shotgun sequence, one region contains:
- the LOC7489120 gene encoding zinc finger protein CONSTANS-LIKE 5 gives MGIEVESLKNLTGGWSVAAKRCDSCKTAAAAAFCRADSAFLCLNCDTKIHHSGVNSKIMSRHERVWMCEVCEQAPAAVTCKADAAALCVTCDADIHSANPLARRHERVPVEPFYDSAESIVKTSSAFNFLVPGDQNGVSAYDHNDEIEGVSWLLHGNHTTHDLNTKINIENPVVKTGDMFFCEMDPFLDFEYQNSMDGRYKQSHGGGGAGADSVVPVQNKPAPLPVIDHKNCFDIDFCRSKLTSFSSYPSQSLSHSVSSSSLDVGVVPDGNSMSDISYPFGRSMNTYTDPSMPISGSTTNQAAAQLAGIDREARVLRYREKRKNRKFEKTIRYASRKAYAETRPRIKGRFAKRTEMESDMDTLYNSPSSVPFLADTHYGVVPSF, from the exons atgGGAATTGAAGTTGAGAGCTTAAAGAACTTGACCGGAGGATGGAGTGTTGCGGCTAAACGTTGCGACTCGTGCAAAACGGCAGCTGCAGCTGCGTTTTGCCGGGCGGACTCTGCTTTTTTGTGTCTGAATTGTGACACCAAGATTCACCATAGTGGGGTGAACAGCAAGATCATGTCAAGGCACGAGCGTGTGTGGATGTGTGAGGTTTGCGAGCAAGCACCCGCTGCGGTTACCTGTAAGGCTGATGCAGCTGCTCTTTGTGTTACTTGTGATGCTGACATCCACTCTGCTAACCCTCTTGCTCGCCGTCATGAACGAGTCCCCGTGGAGCCTTTTTATGACTCTGCTGAATCAATTGTTAAGACTTCCTCGGCGTTTAATTTTCTAGTGCCTGGTGATCAAAATGGTGTGTCTGCATATGATCATAACGATGAGATCGAGGGTGTTTCGTGGTTGTTGCACGGTAATCACACAACACATGACCTTAATACCAAGATCAACATCGAGAATCCTGTTGTCAAGACTGGAGATATGTTTTTCTGTGAAATGGATCCCTTTCTTGATTTTGAGTATCAGAATTCGATGGATGGGAGGTACAAGCAGAGTCATGGTGGGGGTGGTGCTGGAGCTGATAGCGTTGTGCCTGTGCAAAACAAACCAGCTCCGCTTCCCGTGATCGATCATAAAAACTGCTTTGATATTGATTTCTGTAGATCGAAACTCACCTCTTTCAGCAGCTACCCCTCTCAGTCCCTTAGCCACAGC gTTTCTTCGTCTTCCCTCGATGTTGGTGTTGTTCCTGATGGGAATTCTATGTCCGATATTTCGTATCCCTTCGGCCGAAGCATGAATACTTATACCGATCCAAGCATGCCCATCTCAGGTTCCACTACAAATCAAGCAGCAGCTCAGTTAGCTGGGATTGACCGCGAAGCTAGAGTTTTGAGGtacagagagaaaagaaagaaccgTAAATTCGAAAAAACCATACGGTATGCTTCACGTAAAGCTTACGCAGAAACCAGGCCAAGAATCAAAGGCCGATTCGCGAAGCGAACCGAAATGGAATCCGATATGGACACCCTATATAACTCTCCGAGCTCTGTCCCTTTCCTGGCCGATACTCATTACGGTGTCGTTCCCTCGTTTTGA